A genomic stretch from Setaria viridis chromosome 1, Setaria_viridis_v4.0, whole genome shotgun sequence includes:
- the LOC117843889 gene encoding mitochondrial import inner membrane translocase subunit Tim13 — protein MDSFSSPSLSSSGSSPNPEAVMEQIKAQLAQAYAQEFLETVGNKCFEKCVTKPGSSLSGSESSCISRCVDRYIEATGIVSRALFSSQR, from the exons ATGGACTCCTTCTCGTCGCCCTCGCTGTCGTCGTCAGGTTCCAGCCCCAACCCGGAGGCCGTCATGGAACAGATCAAGGCGCAGCTCGCCCAGGCTTACGCGCAGGAGTTTCTCGAG ACCGTGGGGAACAAGTGCTTTGAAAAGTGCGTGACCAAGCCAGGATCAAGCTTGAGTGGAAGCGAGAGCAGCTGCATATCACGTTGTGTTGACCGCTACATTGAGGCCACCGGTATTGTCAGCCGGGCCTTGTTCAGCTCCCAACGCTAG
- the LOC117844571 gene encoding MADS-box transcription factor 6, with the protein MGRGRVELKRIENKINRQVTFSKRRNGLLKKAYELSVLCDAEVALIIFSSRGKLYEFGSAGITKTLERYQHCCYNAQDSNGALSETQGWYQEMSKLRAKFEALQRTQRHLLGEDLGPLSVKELQQLEKQLECALSQARQRKTQLMMEQVEELRRKERHLGEMNRQLKHKLEAEGCSNYRNLQHAAWPAPGGTIVEHDGATYHVHPPAHSAAMDCEPTLQIGYPHHQFLPSEAANNIPRSAPGGENNFMLGWVL; encoded by the exons ATGGGGAGGGGACGGGTTGAGCTGAAGCGGATCGAGAACAAGATCAACCGTCAGGTGACCTTCTCCAAGCGCCGCAACGGCCTGCTCAAGAAGGCTTACGAGCTCTCCGTGCTCTGCGACGCCGAGGTCGCGCTCATCATCTTCTCCAGCCGCGGCAAGCTCTACGAGTTCGGCAGCGCCGG AATAACTAAGACATTAGAAAGGTACCAACATTGCTGTTACAATGCTCAAGATTCTAACGGTGCACTCTCTGAAACTCAG ggCTGGTACCAGGAAATGTCAAAACTGAGGGCAAAATTTGAGGCTTTGCAACGCACGCAAAG GCACTTGCTTGGCGAGGACCTTGGCCCACTGAGCGTGAAAGAACTGCAGCAGCTAGAGAAACAGCTAGAATGTGCTTTGTCCCAGGCGAGACAGAGAAAG ACACAACTTATGATGGAGCAAGTAGAGGAGCTTCGCAGGAAG GAGCGTCACCTGGGAGAAATGAACAGGCAACTCAAGCACAAG CTCGAAGCTGAAGGTTGCAGCAACTACAGAAACTTGCAGCATGCCGCCTGGCCAGCTCCCGGCGGCACCATCGTGGAGCATGACGGCGCTACATATCATGTGCATCCGCCTGCTCACTCAGCTGCTATGGACTGTGAACCCACTCTGCAAATCGG GTATCCTCATCATCAGTTTCTGCCTTCCGAGGCAGCCAATAATATTCCACGCAGCGCCCCCGGAGGCGAGAACAACTTCATGCTGGGATGGGTTCTTTGA
- the LOC117842201 gene encoding uncharacterized protein: protein MGFPLVSYCLAVPKPIVTFCKVLSVIRDAVLLMLAVVGLCRFPFDDSSRRLSAEGAPRPEEVKAKLPAVEYGQLVAERLASSPSGGRASCHGDHGDGEEAESVAASSTCIVCLEALEAADEVRRLGNCAHAFHRGCIDRWIDLGRGTCPLCRSDLLPRPRGRGGLGRLANLLTRV from the exons ATGGGGTTCCCGCTGGTAAGCTACTGCCTCGCGGTGCCGAAGCCGATCGTCACCTTCTGCAAGGTGCTCAGCGTCATCAGGGACGCCGTGCTGCTGATGCTCGCCGTCGTGGGGCTCTGCCGCTTCCCGTTCGACGACAGCTCGCGCCGCTTGTCGGCGGAGGGCGCCCCGCGGCCCGAGGAGGTGAAGGCCAAGCTCCCCGCCGTGGAGTACGGCCAGCTCGTGGCCGAGCGGCTGGCGTCGTCCCCGAGCGGTGGGCGCGCGTCCTGCCACGGTGACCACGGtgacggcgaggaggccgagTCAGTTGCTGCGTCGTCGACGTGCATCGTGTGCCTGGAAGCGCTAGAGGCGGCGGACGAGGTGCGGCGGCTGGGCAACTGCGCGCACGCCTTCCACCGCGGCTGCATCGACCGGTGGATCGACCTTGGCCGGGGGACGTGCCCGCTGTGCCGGTCCGACCTGCTGCCGCGCccacggggccggggcgggctGGGCCGGCTCGCCAACCTCCTCACGCGCGTTTG a
- the LOC117838646 gene encoding protein TRANSPARENT TESTA GLABRA 1, whose product MDLPKPPSTAASSAGSEAPNPHAFTCELPHSIYALAFSPTAPVLASGSFLEDLHNRVSLLSFDPARPSAASFRALPALSFDHPYPPTKLQFNPRPAAPSLLASSADTLRIWSAPLDDLSASAPPPELRSVLDNRKASSEFSAPLTSFDWNEAEPRRIGTASIDTTCTVWDIDRGVVETQLIAHDKAVHDIAWGEAGVFASVSADGSVRVFDLRDKEHSTIVYESPRPDTPLLRLAWNRFDLRYMAALLMDSSAVVVLDIRAPGVPVAELHRHRACANAVAWAPQASRHLCSAGDDGQAMIWELPETAPAPAPAAAVPAEGIDPVLVYDAGAEINQLQWSAAHPDWMAIAFENKVQLLRV is encoded by the coding sequence ATGGACCTCCCCAAGCCGCCGTCCacggccgcctcgtcggcggggtcggaggcgCCGAACCCGCACGCCTTCACCTGCGAGCTCCCGCACTCGATCTACGCGCTCGCCTTCTCCCCCACCGCGCCCGTCCTCGCCTCCGGCAGCTTCCTCGAGGACCTCCACAACCGcgtctccctcctctccttcgaccccgcccgcccctccgccgcctccttccgcgCCCTCCCGGCCCTCTCCTTCGACCACCCCTACCCGCCCACCAAGCTCCAGTTCAACcctcgccccgccgcgccctccctcctcgcctcctccgccgacACGCTCCGCATCTGGAGCGCCCCGCTCGACgacctctccgcctccgccccgccgcccgagCTCCGCTCCGTCCTCGACAACCGCAAGGCCTCCTCCGAGTTCTCCGCGCCCCTCACCTCCTTCGACTGGAACGAGGCCGAGCCCCGCCGCATCGGGACCGCTTCTATCGACACCACCTGCACCGTCTGGGACATCGACCGCGGCGTCGTCGAGACGCAGCTCATCGCGCACGACAAGGCCGTGCACGACATCGCCTGGGGCGAAGCCGGGGTCTTCGCATCCGTTTCCGCCGACGGCTCCGTCCGCGTCTTCGACCTACGGGACAAGGAGCACTCCACCATCGTCTATGAGAGCCCACGCCCAGACACGCCGCTCCTCAGGCTGGCGTGGAACCGCTTCGACCTCCGCTACATGGCCGCGCTGCTTATGGACAGCAGCGCCGTCGTCGTGCTCGACATACGCGCTCCTGGGGTGCCTGTGGCCGAGCTGCATCGGCACCGGGCCTGCGCCAACGCGGTGGCGTGGGCGCCACAGGCCAGCAGGCATCTCTGTTCGGCTGGGGACGACGGGCAGGCAATGATATGGGAGCTGCCCGAaacggcgccggcaccggcgccagCAGCAGCTGTGCCTGCCGAGGGGATTGATCCTGTGCTAGTGTATGATGCAGGCGCCGAGATAAACCAGCTTCAGTGGTCGGCCGCCCACCCAGACTGGATGGCCATCGCATTTGAGAACAAGGTCCAGCTTCTCAGGGTCTGA